TACCCATGCAAAGTCGACATAAAAGGCAGTCTGTACAATGCCAAACACAACTGCGATCCAATCGTTGAAGGGCTCCTTGTTGAAGAGGCGGACAATCCAATTGAGGATATAGAATCCTCTGTAGGAGCCCAGAGCAAGCAGATAGTATGAATCGATCACCGTCGGGACGGTTGTCTGgcgaaggagaagaagctgcGGCAAAACACACACAGACTCAAGAATAATGGAGAAAGCCCAGCAAAACTAAGTCATTGGATCAGTTAAGCTGCAACAAAGGAAAAGGTCAAGCATATCAAACCTACCTCAATGAACCATAAGTTGTAAGGCTCGCTGTCGAGAAGCCAGATTGAGACAGGTGCCAAAATCACGGATCCAGTCACAGACCACAACCCGAGCTTCCAAGCTCGTTCCCTTTCTCTCGTCCGTGGGTATACTTTCATCATCAAGAAAATTAGATATGATGACGAGATGAGGTAGAATAGCTTGAAGGAGATGTTCCAAATGCTATGCCACGTGCCGCCGCTCGTGTATGTGTGAGGGTCGAATAGATCAAGGTAGCGAAATACGAAGACGACACCGTAAAGTAGCTGTGTGAGAAGTGAGATACCTAATTTGAACGCCTGTGTCAGTAAGCTCTGCAGGGTACCTAGGCAATCGGATTGATACAAGGGATGAACGAACCCTCGGCACTCTTATTCTTGTGAATAGCCCAAAGAAGGACACATATTGAGCCAGCATGAGAGAGATCTCCAATTATACGAAAGATGTTCCATGCCACCATGGCTGGAGGGTGGGATCGGTCAATTAAACAGTGAGTTGAACGCTGGGTGGGTGTGGACACTTGTCAAGCTTTCACCATTGACGTTGGCGCCAAGTGTCTGGCAAGATGGGGGAATCGAGTGGTGTTGAGTAGATCTTAAGGTGAAAGACTTGATTTCTGAGTATGTACGTTTCCTCCAATGAGATGGAAGTGCAGGGAGATGCAACGAGTGAAGGTGTATTAAACGCTCTTGGGGTGACTGGGGGAGTTCGTTATCGGCGATCCACATAAGCTCGGGCCGCGTATCCCCTCACGTGAGGTTGACGTCAGCGGGTGAATTGAAGCTCTGGAGTAGTTGGATGGCGAGAAATGTGGTGATTTAATTTTATTGTACAATGACGAAAGAGAGAGTAGACATTTCGGGGGTTCTATCTTGTTGCCTAACCTTCGGTTCTGGTTGACATGTGCTGTTCAACATAGTGGTCTCAGTGTATATAATGGGAGATACTGACGACATGTGAAACACGGATGTAAAACATTCCTCGATATTTAATTCGACGATCGGACTCTGGAGGACCAAGCACACTGTTCTGGATGTTGATTGTAACAAGTCATCCATTCTATGGTGTAAAAATCGCGAGATGAATTGAAGAAACGAGAGATGCGGGGATGTTTAGGAGCAAATCCTATGAGGACGTACAACTAACTTACTCGGTAGTTATTTGAGTTATCGAAAGTTGATTCGAAGCTCCTCTTAAGCTTCTCGAGTAATACCGATGATCTGGGAGGCATGTTAAAACCAAGATCGATTCATTTGCGCTCATGACCGTGGTGAATTTGAGAAGGCCTAGATGCTTCAGGTGATGCAGGCGACGCGGTAAGATTCCCAAAGCAGATGTCACTGCTGTAACATGAGCACATAGGGCAGTACCAATTGGTCATAACTGGCATTGTTAATGTTTCCAGGAGGGATGGTTACTGATTTTGCTAAGAACGAGGCTTGACCTGATAGGAAAGTCTTAGTTTCATCACCGAACGGTTGGAACAGTTGATCGGGCAAAAACAGTAAGAAATTGGGTGCATGCGAAGAGTCGTTTTATTGTTTTAGCCGAGAATTCAAGAAAATCGGAGACATCTTTGGCTTTGTGGATCAAGGAACTTGATCTTCCTGGATTTGAATTCGATAGAGAAACCTTTTCCAATTTATTGAGACAGGGTGATGCAAGTCATATTTACCCCAGCGACTCTTGGCAGTATCTTTTTCCGTTGACAACATGCCGCACCAAGCAAGATCCAGCACACCTGATCCTCTGCATGCATCATCATCCCAACCGAAGATATTCGACCATTACCACTTGATATCTCCTCGCCAATTGACAATGTCAAGAAATTCAGTAGTCCTGGTCGGCTTGGGCATTGGCGATATTGTCAATTTTCACCAGTTGGAGATTGACAGGGGGATGGACAGTCTGTGTGACAGAAGAAAATGCCGGCAGGATTCTGAGAGGCTGGGCTCGAATTTATACACGCCTTGGATGAACCCCGCGCGGTATTTTGACACCAAAAAATCCTGATAGGGTCCTCCAGGCCTTCTACCCCATAACGTGCATGCCCCTCAACAACGACCTGCATGGGAGGCAGAGAGGGGAAATGGTACTCCGGTGGCTTTACACGAAACCGTCTTGTGGCTGATTTAGCCCACCAAGTCTCGGGTTGGACGGAGACATCTGCTTCTGTCAATTGAATGATATTGATTGCGGGATGAGTTCCCGGGGCCACTGGGTGCCTTTGCAATACTTAGGCCCTCGGGCGTATCGTTGATTGGCATTGGGCGTGTCCTGTCATCCTCGCACGGTGTTGTGAGATCTCGCCGGATCACCGGATTCTGGAACAGGCCACTCGCGGGTCTCTTCGGCCCAAATGTCTTATGGAAGCTGCCGGACGTGGTTATCTCTGCTTCTACATCCTGATGTCAGTCAAATTAGATCACAGGACGAGTCATAAATTGTGACAGGGCCCCTGTCCGGGCATCGGTTCCTAGGCCAGGGAAGAACGGGTTGTGGAATGCACCGGAGAGGGGGAATGGTTGGAGGCGCATTTGAATTGACACTGCATTTTAATTTGATTGCAGGAATAGTCTACATTTGATATAAGGAGCAAAGGCACATTAGGGGAATATTTTTAAGAGTGACAGATGTATAGAGAGAGGTAGTAGAGAGGGGTTACAAGTAGGCAAATAGATCCTAAGAAGATTAGAAGAACGTCAaaaggaaaatcaaaacGTTCAGAAGCATTTGAACACTTT
The nucleotide sequence above comes from Penicillium digitatum chromosome 1, complete sequence. Encoded proteins:
- a CDS encoding Protein-ER retention receptor, putative; the encoded protein is MVAWNIFRIIGDLSHAGSICVLLWAIHKNKSAEGISLLTQLLYGVVFVFRYLDLFDPHTYTSGGTWHSIWNISFKLFYLISSSYLIFLMMKVYPRTRERERAWKLGLWSVTGSVILAPVSIWLLDSEPYNLWFIEFCWAFSIILESVCVLPQLLLLRQTTVPTVIDSYYLLALGSYRGFYILNWIVRLFNKEPFNDWIAVVFGIVQTAFYVDFAWVYYSRQRVKLRNGGVVDSEDYGNSWLVNRVVNFRASRGSTDEEQHLRDDEEGVDGQPNHNRWGARGISIAADDTLESNGHNKGYHRDDSLDGFSGDEDETDDHRVNISR